The Pan paniscus chromosome 1, NHGRI_mPanPan1-v2.0_pri, whole genome shotgun sequence genome has a segment encoding these proteins:
- the PARS2 gene encoding probable proline--tRNA ligase, mitochondrial: protein MEGLLTRCRALPALATCSHQLSGYVPCRFHHCAPRRGRRLLLSRVFQPQNLREDRVLSLQDKSDDLTCKSQRLMLQVGLIYPASPGCYHLLPYTVRAMEKLVRVIDQEMQAIGGQKVNMPSLSPAELWQATNRWDLMGKELLRLRDRHGKEYCLGPTHEEAITALIASQKKLSYKQLPFLLYQVTRKFRDEPRPRFGLLRGREFYMKDMYTFDSSPEAAQQTYSLVCDAYCSLFNKLGLPFVKVQADVGTIGGTVSHEFQLPVDIGEDRLAICPRCSFSANMETLDLSQMNCPACQGPLTKTKGIEVGHTFYLGTKYSSIFNAQFTNVCGKPTLAEMGCYGLGVTRILAAAIEVLSTEDCVRWPSLLAPYQACLIPPKKGSKEQAASELIGQLYDHITEAVPQLHGEVLLDDRTHLTIGNRLKDANKFGYPFVIIAGKRALEDPAHFEVWCQNTGEVAFLTKDGVMDLLTQVQTV, encoded by the coding sequence ATGGAAGGGCTGCTGACAAGATGCAGAGCATTGCCCGCCCTGGCCACCTGCAGCCACCAGCTCTCTGGGTATGTTCCTTGCAGGTTTCACCACTGTGCCCCAAGAAGAGGGCGGCGCCTGCTGCTGTCTCGTGTGTTCCAGCCACAGAACCTTCGGGAAGACCGGGTGCTCTCCCTGCAGGACAAATCTGATGACCTGACCTGTAAGAGCCAGCGGCTGATGCTGCAGGTGGGCCTGATCTACCCAGCAAGCCCCGGCTGTTACCACCTCCTGCCATATACCGTCCGTGCCATGGAGAAGCTCGTGCGAGTGATAGACCAGGAGATGCAGGCCATCGGGGGCCAGAAAGTCAACATGCCCAGCCTCAGCCCGGCAGAGCTCTGGCAAGCCACCAACCGGTGGGACTTGATGGGCAAAGAGCTGCTAAGACTTAGAGACAGGCATGGCAAGGAATACTGCTTAGGACCAACTCACGAGGAAGCCATTACGGCCTTAATTGCCTCCCAGAAGAAACTGTCCTACAAGCAGCTTCCCTTCCTGCTGTACCAAGTGACAAGGAAGTTTCGGGATGAGCCCAGGCCCCGCTTTGGTCTTCTCCGTGGCCGAGAGTTTTACATGAAGGATATGTACACCTTTGACTCCTCCCCAGAGGCTGCCCAGCAGACCTACAGCCTGGTGTGTGATGCCTATTGCAGCCTGTTCAACAAGCTAGGGCTGCCATTTGTCAAGGTCCAGGCCGATGTGGGCACCATCgggggcacagtgtctcatgagTTCCAGCTCCCAGTGGATATTGGAGAGGACCGGCTTGCCATCTGTCCCCGCTGCAGCTTCTCAGCCAACATGGAGACACTAGACTTGTCACAAATGAACTGCCCTGCTTGCCAGGGCCCATTGACTAAAACCAAAGGCATTGAGGTGGGGCACACATTTTACCTGGGTACCAAGTACTCATCCATTTTCAATGCCCAGTTTACCAATGTCTGTGGCAAACCAACCCTGGCTGAAATGGGGTGCTATGGCTTGGGTGTGACACGGATCTTGGCTGCTGCCATTGAAGTCCTctctacagaagactgtgtccGCTGGCCCAGCCTACTGGCCCCTTACCAAGCCTGCCTCATCCCCCCTAAGAAGGGCAGTAAGGAGCAGGCGGCCTCTGAGCTCATAGGGCAGCTGTACGACCACATCACAGAGGCAGTGCCTCAGCTTCACGGGGAGGTGCTCCTGGACGACAGGACCCATCTGACCATCGGAAACAGACTGAAAGATGCCAACAAGTTTGGCTACCCCTTTGTGATAATCGCTGGCAAGAGGGCCCTGGAGGACCCTGCACATTTTGAGGTTTGGTGTCAGAACACTGGTGAGGTGGCCTTCCTCACCAAAGATGGAGTCATGGATTTACTGACCCAAGTGCAGACTGTCTAA